Genomic window (Aquipuribacter hungaricus):
GCGCCGCCGCCGGACCAGCCGGCCGTCACCGCGCCCGGCGACCTGCCCGCCCCGGTCGCCAGCGCCCCCCGCGTCGGCGCGGCCGCCGGCACGAACTGGCTCACCGGCACGGACGTGCCCGCCGGCCGGGTCCTCGCGGTCAAGGTCGACAACACGGCCTCTGCCCGCCCGCAGGCGGGCCTCAGCAAGGCCGACGTGGTCTACGTCGAGGAGGTCGAGGGCGGCGTCACCCGGCTGCTCGCCGTGTTCCAGACCGAGATGCCCGGCGAGGTCGGCCCGGTCCGCAGCGCCCGCACCAGCGACATCCTCATCCTCGGCCGCTATTCCTCGCCCGGGTTCGTCTTCTCCGGCGGCAACGAGGGCGTCGTCGGCGAGCTCGAGGCCGCCGACCTCGCGCTCGTGTCCTTCGACACCGCCCGCGACGGCTTCGTCCGCTCGCCCGGGCGGGAGACGCCGTACGACGTCATGGGCAGCCCGGGCCAGCTCCTGGCGCGCGTCCCCGACGCCGGGGTGGCCGTCGACGTCGGCTTCCGCTTCGGACCGGCACCGTCCGGGGGGCGCGACGTGGACAGCGCCTCCTACTCCTGGCGCGCGGCGGAGATCGGTGTCGCGTGGTCGGCGGAGGAGGACCGCTGGCTGCTGAGCATGGACGGGCGGGCGTCCACCGCCGCCGAGGGCGGCCGGCTCGGCGCCGACACGGTCGTCTTCCAGCAGGTCGAGGTCGTGGGCTCGCCGTACGTCGACGTCACCGGGGCGCGGAGCCCCGAGGTGAGGCCGGTCGGCGAGGGCGAGGTGCTCGTGCTGCGCGACGGGCAGGCCCACGCGGGCCGCTGGTCCCGTCCCGCCCCGGAGGACCCGACGACGTACACGACCCCTGCGGGCGAGGTCCTGCACCTCGACGCAGGCCGGACCTGGGTCGTCTTCACCAGCGCCGGCACCTCGCCCGTCCTGGACTGACCGGCAGGGCGCCGTGACCGCCGCACGGCGCGCGGGACGGCGAACCTACGATGTGCCCATGACCGACCCCACCGCCCCCGGCGGCCCCCGCACCACCCCTGTCACCGGCACCGACCTCGTCAAGCGCGGCATGGCCGACATGCTCAAGGGCGGCGTCATCATGGACGTCGTCGACGTGGCGCAGGCCCGCATCGCCGAGGACGCCGGTGCCGTGGCCGTCATGGCGCTCGAGCGTGTCCCCGCCGACATCCGCGCCGAGGGCGGCATCTCCCGGATGTCCGACCCCGACATGATCGAGGCGATCATCGGCGCGGTCTCCATCCCCGTCATGGCCAAGGCCCGGATCGGGCACTTCGTCGAGGCGCAGGTGCTGCAGAGCCTCGGCGTGGACTACGTCGACGAGTCCGAGGTGCTGAGCCCGGCCGACTACAGCCACCACATCGACAAGTGGCGCTTCACGGTGCCCTTCGTCTGCGGCGCGACCAACCTCGGCGAGGCGCTGCGCCGGCTCAGCGAGGGCGCGGCGATGATCCGCTCCAAGGGCGAGGCGGGCACCGGCGACGTCAGCCAGGCCACGACCCACATGCGGACCATCGGGGGCGAGATCCGCCGGCTGTCCTCGATGAGCCCCGACGAGCTCTACGTCGCGGCCAAGGAGCTGCAGGCCCCGCTGCCCCTGGTCCGCGAGGTCGCCGAGGCCGGCCGCCTGCCCGTCGTGCTGTTCACCGCGGGCGGCATCGCCACCCCGGCCGACGCGGCGATGATGATGCAGCTCGGCGCCGACGGCGTGTTCGTCGGCTCCGGCATCTTCAAGTCCGGCGACCCCGCCGCCCGCGCCTCGGCCATCGTCCAGGCGACGACCTTCCACGACGACCCCGACGTCATCGCCAAGGTCTCCCGCGGCCTCGGCGACGCCATGGTGGGGATCAACGTCGACGAGCTGCCCGCCCCGCACCGGCTCGCCGAGCGCGGCTGGTGACGTCCCGGCCGAGGCGGGTGGCCTGCGCGCCGCCCGCCCGGCCGAGGTCCTGGGTCCGCAGCAGCGTCCGCTCGAGCCACACCATGAGCGAGGCCTGCGTCCCGGGCCGCCCCACCCGGCGGGCGAGCGCCTCGGCGCCGACGCCCGCGACGACGGAGACGACGACGAGCGGCACGGCGTGCAGCAGGCCGACGAGCAGGGCCACGCCGACGAGCAGCACGGCCGCGGCGCCGACCACGATCCAGCCGACCAGGCGCAGGTCGGAGCGCTGGACCTCGGTGCCGGTGACGCGGGCGGCGAGGACGTCCGTCCCGGGGCGCAGGAGCACCACGGAGACCGCGACGAGGAGTGCCTGGATGACGAGGAAGGTCGCGAGTGCCACGGTTCATGGTCCCACGGGTGACCTCGCGTGACAGGTCGTGACGCACCCGCGGCCGGGGCTGTCGCGGCCCCTGCCGGGCCGCCCGGCGTGACCTGCCGGGTGGGGGTCCTCGCGCTCCAGGGCGACGTGGCCGAGCACCTCGCGGCGCTGCGCCGCTGCGGCGCCGAGGCGGTGACCGTCCGGCGGGAGGCCGAGCTCGCCACCGTCGACGCCCTCGTCCTGCCCGGCGGGGAGTCCAGCGCGATGGACCGGCTGCTGCGCGCGACCGGGCTCGACGTGCCGCTGCGCGGGCGGCTGCGCGACGGCATGCCCGCGCTCGGCTCGTGCGCCGGCATGATCCTGCTCGCCGACCGGGTCGAGGGGGCCGCGCCCGGCCAGCGCACCCTCGGCGGCCTGGACGTCACGGTGCGCCGCAACGGCTTCGGCCGGCAGGTCGACAGCTTCGAGACCGACCTCGTCATGGCGGGGCTGCCCGGTCCCGCCCTGCACGCGGTCTTCATCCGTGCCCCCCGGGTCGTGCAGGCGGGCCCCGGCGTACAGGTGCTCGCCACGGTCGCCGGCCCCGTCGCGGGCGATACCATCGTCGCCGTCCGGCAGGGGGCGCTGCTCGCCACCGCCTTCCACCCCGAGGTGTCCGGCGACGACCGGGTGCACCGGGTGCTCGTCGACCTGGCCCGCGGGGCCCGGTCGCAGCGGGAGGGCCCGCAGGGCTGAGCCACCGCCAGCAGAAGGAGAAGAGATGTCGGGTCACTCCAAGTGGGCGACGACCAAGCACAAGAAGGCCGTCGTCGACGCCAGGCGGGCCAAGTCGTTCGCCAAGCTCATCAAGAACATCGAGGTCGCGGCGCGCACGGGCGGCGCCGACCTCTCGGGCAACCCCACGCTGGTCGACGCGGTCCAGAAGGCGAAGAAGACCTCGGTCCCCAACGACAACATCGACCGCGCCATCAAGCGCGGCTCGGGTGCCGAGGGCGGCGGGGCCGACTACATGACGATCATGTACGAGGGCTACGCCTCGGGCGGGGTCGCGGTCCTCATCGAGTGCCTCACCGACAACCGCAACCGCGCGGCCAGCGACGTCCGCGTCGCCGTCACGCGCAACGGCGGCACCATGGCCGACCCGGGCAGCGTGTCGTTCCTGTTCACCCGCAAGGGCGTCATCGTCGTGGCCAAGGCGCAGGACGGGCACCCGGACGGGCTCACCGAGGACGACGTGCTCGGTGCCGTGCTGGACGCGGGCGCCGAGGACGTCGAGGACCAGGGCGACACCTTCGAGGTGCGGTGCGAGCCCACCGACCTGG
Coding sequences:
- a CDS encoding DUF3048 domain-containing protein, whose protein sequence is APPPDQPAVTAPGDLPAPVASAPRVGAAAGTNWLTGTDVPAGRVLAVKVDNTASARPQAGLSKADVVYVEEVEGGVTRLLAVFQTEMPGEVGPVRSARTSDILILGRYSSPGFVFSGGNEGVVGELEAADLALVSFDTARDGFVRSPGRETPYDVMGSPGQLLARVPDAGVAVDVGFRFGPAPSGGRDVDSASYSWRAAEIGVAWSAEEDRWLLSMDGRASTAAEGGRLGADTVVFQQVEVVGSPYVDVTGARSPEVRPVGEGEVLVLRDGQAHAGRWSRPAPEDPTTYTTPAGEVLHLDAGRTWVVFTSAGTSPVLD
- the pdxS gene encoding pyridoxal 5'-phosphate synthase lyase subunit PdxS, which codes for MTDPTAPGGPRTTPVTGTDLVKRGMADMLKGGVIMDVVDVAQARIAEDAGAVAVMALERVPADIRAEGGISRMSDPDMIEAIIGAVSIPVMAKARIGHFVEAQVLQSLGVDYVDESEVLSPADYSHHIDKWRFTVPFVCGATNLGEALRRLSEGAAMIRSKGEAGTGDVSQATTHMRTIGGEIRRLSSMSPDELYVAAKELQAPLPLVREVAEAGRLPVVLFTAGGIATPADAAMMMQLGADGVFVGSGIFKSGDPAARASAIVQATTFHDDPDVIAKVSRGLGDAMVGINVDELPAPHRLAERGW
- the pdxT gene encoding pyridoxal 5'-phosphate synthase glutaminase subunit PdxT, with translation MTCRVGVLALQGDVAEHLAALRRCGAEAVTVRREAELATVDALVLPGGESSAMDRLLRATGLDVPLRGRLRDGMPALGSCAGMILLADRVEGAAPGQRTLGGLDVTVRRNGFGRQVDSFETDLVMAGLPGPALHAVFIRAPRVVQAGPGVQVLATVAGPVAGDTIVAVRQGALLATAFHPEVSGDDRVHRVLVDLARGARSQREGPQG
- a CDS encoding YebC/PmpR family DNA-binding transcriptional regulator, encoding MSGHSKWATTKHKKAVVDARRAKSFAKLIKNIEVAARTGGADLSGNPTLVDAVQKAKKTSVPNDNIDRAIKRGSGAEGGGADYMTIMYEGYASGGVAVLIECLTDNRNRAASDVRVAVTRNGGTMADPGSVSFLFTRKGVIVVAKAQDGHPDGLTEDDVLGAVLDAGAEDVEDQGDTFEVRCEPTDLVKVRTALQEAGIDYDSADASFVPATSVPVDAEHAAKVFRLIDALEDSDDVQNVYANLDVSDEVMAELEAVG